One region of Epilithonimonas zeae genomic DNA includes:
- a CDS encoding reprolysin-like metallopeptidase, whose product MSRTRFVKGTYTKVSEKGHTMYSNESIISNAVKWISEVGEKLGISYGTPANPPPTEIKAKCVVHFRSKDGWKGEDYGFDWMRLGETSVFGDKNYEDIIAKQYTDSTHTTLVTDINAYNGSFQKSPTLYSNLGRVYGVYSIPWKKKADGTAEKYYCPWVSLYPAKIKNTRTQKLEASNYKNTKALLTLNIEVDEEPDTLKFKENKLFSISPIEITTKTKGKHTLKDFVTIECLEEFSTDQIIEVIATKKNSAGVEVSEVAGRLKVWANHKPRRKKTKFLIIELKTNISGIPGSEIKGNSTGQKELFENYLRQALIEATVETEIVDVSGDSHFQPSGRYVVGGQIAAYYSSRSNTPAGFISLQEYVYSELKKTLKSKKIAETKYDNHYIAVYLPEPGGSVDSSGNINGLNGYSSGKFVVLFPTKNDQTAAHEFLHSFELPHSFTNSEADPKAEYTYEYAKTENIMDYSHHIPQDRFNLWKWQWMIANNNVK is encoded by the coding sequence ATGAGCAGAACCAGATTCGTCAAAGGAACATATACCAAAGTGTCGGAGAAAGGTCATACGATGTACTCTAATGAAAGTATCATCTCCAATGCCGTGAAATGGATTTCAGAAGTTGGAGAAAAACTTGGCATATCTTATGGAACTCCCGCTAATCCTCCTCCAACCGAAATAAAAGCAAAATGTGTTGTTCATTTTCGCAGTAAGGATGGCTGGAAAGGCGAAGATTACGGATTTGATTGGATGAGACTTGGAGAAACTTCGGTTTTCGGAGATAAAAATTATGAAGATATCATCGCTAAACAGTATACAGATTCTACTCATACTACTCTAGTAACTGATATTAATGCTTACAACGGAAGTTTTCAAAAATCCCCTACTTTATATTCCAATTTAGGAAGAGTTTATGGTGTTTACAGCATTCCGTGGAAAAAGAAAGCAGACGGAACAGCGGAAAAATATTACTGTCCTTGGGTTTCTTTGTATCCCGCCAAAATTAAAAATACGAGAACACAAAAATTAGAAGCTTCGAATTATAAAAATACAAAAGCCTTATTGACTCTCAATATTGAAGTAGATGAAGAACCGGACACACTTAAATTTAAAGAAAATAAGCTTTTCAGCATTTCGCCAATAGAAATCACTACCAAAACAAAAGGAAAGCATACTCTCAAAGATTTTGTTACGATAGAATGTCTGGAAGAATTTTCCACAGATCAAATTATAGAAGTGATTGCAACTAAAAAAAATTCAGCAGGTGTAGAAGTTTCTGAAGTTGCTGGAAGATTAAAAGTCTGGGCAAATCACAAACCGAGAAGAAAGAAAACCAAATTCCTAATTATTGAATTAAAAACAAATATATCCGGAATTCCTGGCAGTGAAATCAAAGGAAATTCTACCGGACAAAAGGAATTATTTGAGAACTATTTGAGACAAGCACTGATAGAAGCAACAGTAGAAACAGAAATTGTAGATGTGTCTGGCGACAGCCATTTTCAACCAAGCGGAAGATATGTTGTAGGCGGACAGATTGCAGCCTATTATTCATCAAGATCCAATACTCCTGCAGGATTTATAAGTTTACAAGAATACGTGTACAGCGAATTAAAAAAAACATTAAAATCCAAAAAGATAGCTGAAACGAAATATGACAATCATTATATTGCAGTCTATCTGCCTGAACCCGGTGGAAGTGTAGATTCTTCCGGAAACATCAATGGATTAAATGGCTACAGTTCAGGAAAGTTTGTAGTTCTATTTCCAACTAAAAATGATCAAACTGCAGCACACGAATTTTTACACAGTTTCGAATTGCCTCATAGTTTTACCAATTCTGA
- a CDS encoding type VI secretion system Vgr family protein: MATSNTPTKSFKPDNSANSISSSQIFGINRLVKLIIVIEGKVISHYKHFTLSQNSSKHHEFELILAHDTLGNKENHNLESSQEFLGKRITIVQKYKDIQDSPERTFVGVITRVGYSQEKGGLPNIVLGGFSPTILLDAAPTIQSFGGESPVNMSIIASQLIKEGLGSSKYDVRVDANDFSEIPFSVQYNETHYNYLARMAEAYGEQFYYDGEVLHFGKLPPQNPPLKLIYGSNVSDIRVELKAVHTKPEFYGYNSSQNSKLTSGETPIKHKSDLAKNAYSQTQNGIFNTRSLQVSPIKAVTDKDVVNSQESAAGSKAVEVFTVTGNISIPFLYPGCVADLEMRKPDSNQTSYFTRIMVIEASHDVDTLGNYKGTFKAIASDTGFLPKPEFTVPTAQPQIATVISNTDPQGQGRITVKFDWQLHDTTNFIRMMSPDAGGTDQITQNRGYVAIPEVGDQVMVGFVHNHPDRPFVMGGMFHGGVGLGGGVDNRVKSIMTRSGHKVVFTEDESIIITDKSGNEIHLDTTGSNINITAPETMTLNCKNMNINVTENMTTSVGQNASETIGMNNTQSIGMNSTQTVGAMKLTSVAGDASMFITGKLTEMIDGDVHSETKMERTEVSEKSMNIQSNESIHKHAQKEVQNNSGEKSKAN; this comes from the coding sequence ATGGCTACTTCCAATACTCCTACCAAAAGTTTCAAACCGGACAATAGCGCCAATTCCATCTCATCAAGCCAGATTTTTGGAATTAACCGTCTTGTCAAACTTATTATTGTGATTGAAGGGAAAGTAATCTCGCATTACAAACATTTCACGCTTTCACAAAACAGCTCTAAACATCACGAGTTTGAACTGATTCTGGCGCACGACACTTTAGGAAATAAGGAAAACCATAATCTGGAATCCAGTCAGGAGTTTTTAGGAAAAAGAATTACAATTGTCCAAAAATACAAAGACATCCAGGATAGTCCGGAAAGGACTTTTGTAGGCGTTATTACCAGAGTTGGATACAGTCAGGAAAAAGGTGGTCTTCCGAATATTGTTCTTGGCGGTTTCAGTCCAACGATTTTGCTGGATGCAGCCCCAACAATCCAGAGCTTTGGTGGAGAATCTCCAGTGAATATGAGTATTATTGCCTCACAATTAATCAAGGAAGGTTTGGGAAGCAGCAAGTATGATGTACGTGTGGATGCGAATGATTTCTCTGAAATTCCTTTCAGTGTTCAGTATAACGAAACCCATTACAATTACCTTGCAAGAATGGCGGAAGCTTATGGGGAACAATTCTATTACGATGGTGAAGTATTACATTTTGGTAAACTGCCACCACAAAATCCACCGCTCAAATTAATCTATGGAAGTAATGTCAGCGACATCCGTGTAGAACTCAAAGCGGTTCATACCAAACCCGAATTCTACGGCTACAACAGCAGTCAGAACAGCAAACTGACTTCCGGAGAAACGCCGATTAAACATAAAAGTGATCTGGCAAAAAATGCTTATAGTCAGACCCAAAACGGGATTTTCAACACAAGATCTTTACAGGTTTCACCAATAAAAGCGGTTACGGATAAAGATGTAGTTAATTCTCAAGAAAGTGCGGCAGGAAGCAAAGCTGTAGAAGTTTTTACCGTTACAGGAAATATCTCGATTCCTTTCTTATATCCAGGCTGTGTTGCAGATTTGGAAATGAGAAAACCAGACAGCAATCAAACCAGTTATTTTACCAGAATAATGGTTATTGAGGCTTCGCACGATGTCGATACATTAGGGAATTATAAAGGCACTTTCAAAGCCATTGCCAGCGATACGGGATTCCTTCCAAAACCGGAGTTTACAGTTCCGACAGCACAACCTCAAATTGCTACTGTTATCAGCAATACAGATCCACAGGGACAAGGCAGAATCACAGTTAAATTTGACTGGCAATTGCACGACACTACTAACTTTATCAGAATGATGAGTCCTGATGCTGGTGGGACAGATCAGATTACTCAAAACAGAGGCTACGTTGCTATTCCAGAAGTTGGAGATCAGGTAATGGTCGGTTTTGTCCATAACCATCCCGACAGACCTTTCGTAATGGGCGGAATGTTCCACGGCGGTGTTGGACTTGGTGGTGGTGTTGATAACCGTGTCAAATCCATTATGACCAGAAGCGGACACAAAGTGGTTTTTACGGAAGATGAAAGTATTATCATTACCGATAAAAGTGGTAACGAAATTCATCTGGATACTACAGGAAGCAACATCAACATTACTGCTCCGGAAACAATGACATTGAATTGTAAGAATATGAACATCAATGTTACAGAAAATATGACCACTAGTGTGGGACAAAATGCTTCTGAAACTATCGGTATGAATAACACCCAAAGTATCGGAATGAACTCAACTCAAACTGTCGGTGCTATGAAACTGACATCTGTTGCTGGTGACGCCAGCATGTTCATCACAGGAAAATTAACCGAAATGATTGATGGCGACGTTCACAGCGAAACAAAAATGGAAAGAACGGAAGTGAGTGAGAAATCTATGAATATCCAATCCAACGAATCCATTCACAAGCACGCACAAAAAGAAGTTCAGAACAACAGCGGAGAGAAATCTAAAGCCAATTAA
- the tssD gene encoding type VI secretion system tube protein TssD: protein MANNSRAVLKFNGGAEQKILKLNYGVSRNTDVSGRVASDPSNALIKITVEATEDSGILESLLNGKYKPTSGEVTFNKSHEEGTLTTLKWENGYVIQHEVDYDALNEDNMFISFVVSAEKIDYGNSAYDGVWPGAK, encoded by the coding sequence ATGGCAAACAATTCAAGAGCCGTATTAAAATTCAACGGCGGTGCAGAACAAAAAATCCTTAAACTGAATTACGGTGTATCAAGAAACACAGACGTTTCCGGTAGAGTTGCGTCAGATCCTTCTAACGCATTGATCAAAATCACTGTAGAAGCAACTGAAGATTCAGGAATTTTGGAAAGTTTATTAAATGGAAAGTACAAGCCAACTAGTGGTGAAGTCACTTTCAACAAGTCTCACGAAGAAGGAACTTTAACGACATTGAAGTGGGAAAACGGATACGTTATCCAGCACGAAGTAGATTATGATGCTTTGAACGAAGATAATATGTTCATCAGCTTTGTAGTAAGTGCAGAGAAAATAGATTATGGTAACTCAGCTTACGATGGAGTTTGGCCAGGTGCTAAATAA